AGCGGGAGGGCCGGTGCTGTGGGGCCGCGAAGGCCGCCCCGGCTCCCCGGCCGACGACAAGGGGGACGCCCCGGACTACGCGGCCCACCTGGCTGACGAGTCCGCGGCGGACATCGTGCAGCCGCTGACAGACCGCGACGCCCTGGGCCTGCGGAGAAACCCGTCCCCCGAGAGCTGTGCGGCCGAAGCGGCGGGCGGTTGGGCGGGCCTTGACGCGGGGCCCAGTGGGCGAGGCGCGCTCGGCCTGGGCCGCGTGGAGTCGCAGCCGCCTTCCGCCGCCGCCGGGCTGCGCGTGGCTGGGCCCCAGGGCGGCCGGGCCTGGGGGAACCCGAGAAGAGGCGCTAAGAGCAGGGCGAATGCCAGGGCGGATCGCCAGCGGCCCCCCGCCACCGCCGCCGAAGGCCTGGGCACCCCGCTGCCTTCCGACCCGGAGTCCTCCTCCGATGAGTTCGGGGAGATACAGCTGATGAGGGTGAGCATTTACTCCAAAGAAGGAGGCCAGGCCAAGCCCAGCAGCCCCGAGGATCCCGGGGGCACACCCAGACACTCGAATTTCCGCGTCAGGGAGAATTTCCTGCACGTGCCGGGCCCTTTCCTGACCTCGGCTCCCCGAGGATTCACTTCGGTTGTGGAGAGGCAGGCCATCGGAGAGCTGGACATGCCCTCCTCCAAGAAAATGCAAAGTGTggtctgggggaagggggagagcagGCCCACCTACCGGGGAGctactgctgttgctgctgccgCTGCAGGCGGCTTGCCCCGGGCCACCTCTAGGAGGAAGGTGACCCAGGAGAAGAAATCCCTAGGGGGCCCCTCCAGGGTCACCTCGGGGAAAAGCTTTCCTTCCTGGGGGCAGAGAGTCTCGGCAGCTCCCCTGGAACCGGCCACCTTCCCCCCAATCTCTGGTGTCCCGCTGCTTGGCAAGTCCAAGAAGCATTCCGTGGGCCCTTGGGGAATCAAACAGCCCAAGCACTCGGGGGCCGGCAAGAAATCGGTGGCCAGGAGGACACGGGAGGCGGAGGTGGTGGCGTCGGCAGGAGAAGGCACTGACTCAAGCAGAGACGCATTCCCAAAGGGCCAGGTGAGTAGGCCATGCTCCTTCTCTCTAGGtacccttcctctccccctgcccctcccactctgcccactTCCTTACCCATGCCACCACTGTTCCTACTTCATGGGTTGCCGGGGGTGCCCCCGGGGTCATTGGGATCACTGGGGTGGCAGGTCGGCTCAAGGGTCGTTTTCAGAGGGGCAGGTATTAACCTGGGGTAGCACTGCGTGTGAGCCCGGCACCGTTCTGAACCCTTGGCACGTTTCCTGCCTCGTTCCCCCAGAGACGGGTCTGCATGAAGGGAGGGAGGACTGGTAGCTGACTGGAAGCCAGGAACCCCTTCAAAGTTTGCACCACGACCCTTCAGGCTTTAGCTGCCTGGGCTTTGTCAGTGGCCTACTCGTCTCCCTGGCTCAGCCCTGCCTCCTGGCCTGGGGCTGATTGAGGGAGAAGGTGCCAGCCAGATCGGCCTCGGAgttcccctgccccttccctgcttcaCCCCAGCTCTTATACACACGTGGGTACACCtaacacacacccccacccacacATCCCCCTCTCAAGTCCAGATGGgtgagaaatttttcttttagcttCCAAAACAGAGGCCAGGGCCATCTTGTTTGTGCATGCATCGTGGAGAATGCAGCACTGGCGACCTCCACGCCAGAGCCCCCCAAGTTCCAGGAAGCTCGGAACCCTTGGCCCCGAGCCAGGGAGACGTCCTGCCCAGAGGGCCTGCACCCTCCGGTGAGTCTTGTGGGTGTCAGAGGAGtgcgggggagaggggaggaggagggaaacctCTGGCTCTGCTGGGGGCTCAGCTCTGCGCCCTGCCTCCCCGGGCAGCTTCTCGCACAGGGCATGGGGTGTGGACAGGATGGGCCTTAAGCCGCGTCCTCCCCCACGTGGGGTTTGTGCAGCAGGGGTGATGCGTGGCAGCGCCCCAAACTGTGGCCCCGGACACAGCCTTTCAGCAGCACAGAGCCTTTCTTTTGATGAGTCCTGTTTGGGCACGTTGCTCTTGCCAGGGGCTGGCTGTGGCTGCCGCTCTGGGAGAGTCCAAGCCAGAGCCACGGTCCCTGGGGCCCACCCTCAAGGATGGGCTGGCTGcccctgggggatgggagggtggtCCAGAGAGAAGGTTGGAGCCCCTGGCGGAGCAGGATCCCCTGGCCGCCAGCAGAGGGTGGTGCTGCCGCACGTTGGACCCCGCTGAGGCCCTTTGCACCTCCCTGGGGGCCTTGGAAGCTGGATTTGATGTTCTTTCCCTCTCAGGTGACCAGGAGCCACTTGACCAGGCCTCAAGGCCGgagaggcagca
This region of Meles meles chromosome X, mMelMel3.1 paternal haplotype, whole genome shotgun sequence genomic DNA includes:
- the LOC123935567 gene encoding uncharacterized protein CXorf49 homolog, coding for MSTPDEGSVWGAGFGPEGGEQAGIRPSGPGAPRAPRAPGLGVDVGPPRSGEGEGGFTDAEGFESEREVLEAGGPVLWGREGRPGSPADDKGDAPDYAAHLADESAADIVQPLTDRDALGLRRNPSPESCAAEAAGGWAGLDAGPSGRGALGLGRVESQPPSAAAGLRVAGPQGGRAWGNPRRGAKSRANARADRQRPPATAAEGLGTPLPSDPESSSDEFGEIQLMRVSIYSKEGGQAKPSSPEDPGGTPRHSNFRVRENFLHVPGPFLTSAPRGFTSVVERQAIGELDMPSSKKMQSVVWGKGESRPTYRGATAVAAAAAGGLPRATSRRKVTQEKKSLGGPSRVTSGKSFPSWGQRVSAAPLEPATFPPISGVPLLGKSKKHSVGPWGIKQPKHSGAGKKSVARRTREAEVVASAGEGTDSSRDAFPKGQLPKQRPGPSCLCMHRGECSTGDLHARAPQVPGSSEPLAPSQGDVLPRGPAPSGDQEPLDQASRPERQQQQPAAGAQDCPRCLVLQREIDDLKEQLAAMRSLTDKFQSL